One stretch of Candidatus Eremiobacteraceae bacterium DNA includes these proteins:
- a CDS encoding lactate utilization protein B, producing the protein MTIHFDRRQVHDDLHSPSAPPILDSSMRRAVEHKHAAQTLIAWDELRERAHEIKAYSIEHLDELLVRFEREFIARGGRVLWTQTADEAASRFLDICRAHGARSVVKGKSMVSEELELNARLTAAGIDPVETDLGEYIVQLAGERPSHIIAPAIHMSRQDVGSLFERKLKVDYTDDPEALSEIARLRLRQRYLDAGVGMTGANFGIAETGTVVVVENEGNGGLSAQAPPVQIVVMGIEKVIPTLDDLIVFLQLLARSGTGQKMSTYVHHFLGPVDGRAMYCIFVDAGRTDLLADPVARESLYCIRCGACLNVCPIYRRVGGGAYGWVYPGPIGSVITPSMVGVEDAGELPFASTLCGACAAECPVKIDLPHLLVHERSRSVDEGAASSPLENAAVSSWARAMSSSRGYSFAVLAARVGGAVSSMLPWISPAARAWSKERSMPKVASMTFKDWWRER; encoded by the coding sequence ATGACGATCCACTTCGATCGCAGGCAGGTGCACGACGACCTGCACAGCCCGAGCGCTCCTCCTATTCTCGATTCATCGATGCGCCGCGCGGTCGAGCACAAACATGCCGCGCAGACGCTGATCGCTTGGGACGAACTGCGCGAGCGCGCCCACGAGATCAAAGCGTACTCGATCGAGCACCTCGACGAGCTGCTCGTCCGGTTCGAACGCGAGTTCATCGCGCGCGGCGGGCGCGTCTTGTGGACCCAGACCGCCGACGAGGCCGCGTCGCGCTTCCTCGACATATGCCGGGCGCACGGCGCGCGCAGCGTCGTCAAAGGTAAATCGATGGTGTCCGAGGAGCTCGAGCTCAACGCGCGTTTGACCGCCGCCGGGATCGATCCGGTCGAGACGGACCTCGGCGAGTACATCGTGCAGCTCGCGGGCGAGCGTCCGTCGCACATCATCGCCCCGGCGATCCACATGTCGCGACAGGACGTCGGCTCGCTCTTCGAACGCAAGCTGAAGGTCGATTATACCGACGACCCGGAGGCGCTGAGCGAGATCGCCCGACTTCGGCTGCGGCAGCGCTACCTCGACGCCGGCGTCGGCATGACCGGCGCGAACTTCGGCATCGCGGAGACGGGCACCGTCGTCGTCGTCGAGAACGAAGGCAACGGCGGCCTGTCGGCGCAAGCGCCGCCGGTGCAGATCGTCGTCATGGGCATCGAGAAGGTCATCCCGACGCTCGACGACCTCATCGTCTTTCTCCAACTGCTCGCGCGCTCAGGCACCGGTCAGAAGATGTCGACGTACGTCCACCACTTTCTCGGACCGGTGGATGGGCGCGCGATGTATTGCATCTTCGTCGATGCCGGCCGCACGGATCTGCTCGCCGATCCGGTGGCGCGCGAGTCGCTCTACTGCATCCGCTGCGGCGCGTGCCTCAACGTCTGTCCGATCTACCGGCGCGTCGGCGGCGGTGCGTACGGCTGGGTCTACCCCGGTCCGATAGGCTCGGTCATCACGCCGTCGATGGTCGGCGTCGAAGATGCCGGCGAACTTCCGTTCGCATCGACGTTGTGCGGCGCATGCGCCGCCGAGTGCCCGGTGAAGATCGACCTTCCACATCTGCTCGTCCACGAGCGTTCGCGATCGGTGGATGAGGGCGCAGCGTCCTCGCCGCTCGAGAACGCCGCCGTGTCGTCATGGGCGCGGGCGATGTCGTCGTCGCGAGGCTATTCATTCGCGGTCTTGGCGGCGCGAGTCGGGGGTGCGGTCTCATCGATGCTGCCGTGGATCTCGCCCGCGGCGCGCGCGTGGTCGAAGGAACGATCGATGCCGAAGGTCGCGTCGATGACGTTCAAAGATTGGTGGCGCGAGCGATGA
- a CDS encoding (Fe-S)-binding protein, translated as MSRAGTASDAYAPGDTVALFIPCFIDVLFPSVGKAVVSIFERLGVNLDYPAEQTCCGQPALNGGHRKEALELAARFGDIFEEYKWIVVPSGSCGAMTKRFYSTLDPGGKAAAVGTRVFDLATFLVDVLGTVDVGARFPHSVTMLDGCHGRRELGCTAAARRLLQAVGDIDYRELPAIEECCGFGGLFSVKFEALSTSMGSAKCANATATGAEYLVSGDSSCLMHVGGMLEHRGSNLKTLHLAEVLASR; from the coding sequence ATGAGCCGCGCCGGCACGGCGAGCGACGCGTACGCACCGGGTGATACGGTCGCGCTATTCATCCCGTGCTTCATCGACGTCTTGTTCCCGTCCGTCGGCAAGGCGGTCGTCTCCATCTTCGAGCGTCTCGGCGTCAACCTCGACTATCCGGCGGAACAGACATGCTGCGGCCAGCCGGCGCTCAACGGTGGCCATCGCAAGGAAGCGCTCGAGCTCGCCGCGCGTTTCGGCGACATCTTCGAAGAGTACAAATGGATCGTCGTGCCGTCCGGATCGTGCGGCGCGATGACGAAACGTTTCTATTCGACGCTGGACCCTGGCGGCAAGGCGGCGGCGGTCGGCACTCGCGTTTTCGACCTCGCGACGTTCTTGGTCGACGTGCTTGGCACGGTCGACGTCGGAGCCCGTTTTCCGCATTCCGTGACCATGCTCGACGGATGTCACGGCCGGCGCGAGCTCGGCTGCACCGCGGCGGCTCGACGTCTGTTGCAAGCGGTCGGCGACATCGACTACCGCGAGCTGCCTGCCATCGAGGAGTGCTGCGGCTTCGGCGGTCTGTTCAGCGTCAAGTTCGAAGCGCTTTCGACGTCGATGGGTTCGGCGAAATGCGCGAACGCGACGGCGACCGGCGCGGAATATCTCGTCTCGGGCGACTCGAGCTGCCTCATGCACGTCGGCGGCATGCTCGAGCATCGCGGGTCGAACCTCAAGACCTTGCACCTCGCCGAAGTGCTCGCGAGCCGATGA
- a CDS encoding S9 family peptidase — MRPSISFAIVAVFASAALSAFSTPAAAATRPVKAEDLFALRTVSSAIMSHDGSRIAYVVTKMDGPKDTYLSDIWIADVSTGHTWQLTQGDSDADPAWSPDDKWLAFDSGRGDKGQVYRISLGGGEAQRLTNLPNGAFGPSWSHDGSRILFSSVTLDPQPPAHIDFKAAGFTPKDEQKTSDVRIITVRHFEDNGRGETYDKHVHLWIMSADGSGQRALTSGHQWSEQGAVWSPDDRQIAFGTLHGDDPYGLRNDIYVMASSGGAARKIPLAPVGNYQPTWSGDGKGIYYFKQVTHDPSGYASLDYTSLDATAQREIVPPDTLAWGDAVITDMDEGGAGCGPLLGPGDRWYLAIVSRPGASALVKYDARTGAATTIAGGDREILECSMSDDGSKAAFVASDATHPGELYVVDTNAGAAKRLTNLNGAYLATVSLSTPQEFEIIDNAGYHVHYWVMRPPNAVSGRRYPTILDIHGGPGTEFGNAYFDEFQYLAGLGYNVVYADPRGSPGFGHLFQAALNLSWGDAMFDDEMRVMNAVEQRPDVDVNRLGVSGGSYGGYATLWVIEHTDRFKAAISERPAVNMTTQWLAGDINFAFDPKYSWGNPWDHFQQNWSVSPSAYVDKIHTPLMLLHSDNDIRTPIGETLQVFSALKILGRTVQYVEFPRDNHDLSRTGEPIHRVERLHIGADWFAKYLHP; from the coding sequence ATGCGCCCTTCCATCTCCTTTGCGATCGTCGCTGTTTTCGCGTCTGCGGCGCTGAGCGCGTTCTCGACGCCTGCCGCGGCCGCGACTCGACCGGTGAAGGCGGAAGATCTTTTCGCGCTTCGCACCGTGTCGTCGGCGATCATGTCGCACGACGGCTCGCGCATCGCGTACGTCGTGACGAAAATGGACGGACCTAAGGACACGTATCTGTCGGATATCTGGATCGCTGATGTCTCGACGGGCCATACCTGGCAGTTGACGCAAGGCGACAGCGACGCGGACCCGGCGTGGTCGCCCGACGACAAATGGCTCGCATTCGACAGCGGCCGCGGCGACAAAGGCCAGGTCTATCGCATCTCGCTCGGCGGCGGAGAGGCGCAGCGACTGACGAACCTTCCGAACGGCGCGTTCGGGCCGAGCTGGTCGCACGATGGATCGCGCATCTTATTCTCATCGGTCACGCTCGATCCGCAGCCGCCCGCGCATATCGACTTCAAGGCGGCGGGCTTCACACCGAAGGACGAACAGAAGACGAGCGATGTCCGCATCATCACCGTCCGACACTTCGAAGACAACGGTCGGGGCGAGACGTATGACAAGCACGTCCATCTCTGGATCATGTCGGCTGACGGGAGCGGGCAGCGCGCGCTTACTTCGGGGCACCAGTGGTCGGAGCAGGGAGCGGTGTGGTCGCCTGACGATAGGCAGATCGCGTTCGGTACGCTTCATGGAGACGACCCGTATGGCTTGCGCAACGACATCTACGTCATGGCGTCGTCCGGCGGCGCGGCGCGCAAGATCCCGCTCGCGCCTGTCGGCAACTACCAGCCGACGTGGTCGGGTGACGGCAAGGGCATCTACTACTTCAAGCAAGTGACGCACGACCCGTCTGGGTACGCGTCCCTCGACTACACGTCGCTCGATGCGACGGCGCAGCGAGAGATCGTGCCACCCGATACGCTTGCGTGGGGCGATGCCGTCATCACCGATATGGATGAGGGCGGCGCCGGCTGTGGGCCGCTGCTCGGCCCCGGCGATCGCTGGTATCTCGCGATCGTGAGCAGACCCGGCGCTTCGGCGCTCGTCAAGTACGACGCGCGCACCGGAGCGGCGACGACGATCGCGGGCGGCGATCGCGAGATCCTCGAGTGTTCGATGAGCGACGACGGCTCGAAGGCCGCTTTCGTCGCGTCCGACGCGACGCACCCGGGCGAGCTCTACGTCGTCGACACGAACGCCGGCGCGGCGAAGCGCCTGACGAACCTCAACGGCGCCTACCTCGCGACGGTCTCGCTGTCGACTCCGCAGGAGTTCGAGATCATCGACAACGCCGGCTACCACGTCCACTATTGGGTGATGCGTCCGCCGAACGCGGTTTCCGGGCGTCGCTATCCGACGATCCTCGACATCCACGGCGGCCCGGGGACGGAGTTCGGCAACGCCTACTTCGATGAGTTCCAGTACCTCGCGGGTCTCGGTTACAACGTCGTCTACGCGGATCCGCGCGGCAGCCCGGGCTTCGGCCATCTCTTCCAAGCCGCGCTCAACCTGAGCTGGGGCGATGCGATGTTCGACGATGAGATGCGTGTCATGAACGCCGTAGAGCAACGTCCGGATGTCGACGTCAACCGGCTCGGCGTGTCCGGCGGCAGCTACGGCGGCTATGCGACCCTCTGGGTCATCGAGCACACCGATCGCTTCAAGGCGGCGATCTCGGAGCGGCCCGCGGTGAACATGACGACGCAATGGCTTGCCGGCGATATCAACTTCGCGTTCGATCCGAAATACTCGTGGGGCAACCCGTGGGACCACTTCCAGCAGAATTGGAGCGTGTCGCCGTCGGCGTACGTCGACAAGATCCATACGCCGCTCATGCTGCTCCACAGCGACAACGATATCCGCACGCCTATCGGCGAGACGCTGCAGGTCTTTTCAGCGCTCAAAATCCTCGGCCGTACTGTCCAATACGTCGAGTTCCCGCGCGACAACCACGATCTCTCGCGCACGGGCGAGCCGATCCATCGCGTCGAGCGGCTCCATATAGGCGCCGACTGGTTCGCGAAATACCTGCACCCGTAA
- a CDS encoding MauE/DoxX family redox-associated membrane protein — protein sequence MIARIALGLVFLAAGGLKIGHASDLAATITAFGFGLPPVLVAIAAIALPPFEVLLGVYLIGGWLLSTTSVVASALLALFIGVVASVVARGLQVSCGCFGSADTAPATWWTVVRDAVFLIPALYLVWWSRVSGKHQSGA from the coding sequence TTGATCGCGCGCATCGCGCTCGGGCTCGTCTTTCTCGCCGCCGGTGGGCTCAAGATCGGGCATGCATCGGATCTCGCGGCGACCATAACCGCTTTCGGGTTCGGACTACCTCCGGTCCTCGTCGCGATCGCCGCGATCGCGCTTCCGCCATTCGAGGTGCTCCTCGGCGTGTATCTCATCGGCGGTTGGCTTCTGTCCACCACCTCGGTCGTCGCGTCAGCGCTGCTCGCGCTTTTCATCGGCGTCGTCGCGTCGGTCGTCGCACGCGGCTTGCAAGTCTCATGCGGCTGCTTCGGTTCGGCCGACACTGCGCCCGCGACATGGTGGACGGTCGTGCGAGACGCGGTCTTCCTCATCCCGGCGCTCTATCTCGTGTGGTGGTCTCGCGTTTCGGGCAAACATCAATCCGGCGCGTGA
- a CDS encoding TlpA disulfide reductase family protein: protein MSTRSERRRQQRSQGDSPKGMSGGTIAAIVLVIAMVGIIAYAVVQRNSQVSGAAVAPNALPSIPPPLKVGTKAPGFSVTTKSGVLTQDSFAGEPYLLEIFATWCPHCQRMTSVLRDIRKRFPLDKLGMVSATGSPIGMASTPDNEVPETQADVDAFDEQFNVTWPSAFDQNLTVAKTWGFAGFPGIYIVDAKGTIRYAHSGEIDEKTLVAAIQKAGG, encoded by the coding sequence ATGAGCACGCGGTCCGAACGCCGCCGACAGCAACGCAGTCAAGGCGATTCCCCCAAAGGTATGAGCGGCGGCACCATTGCGGCGATCGTCCTCGTCATCGCGATGGTCGGCATCATCGCGTACGCGGTCGTCCAGCGCAACTCGCAGGTGAGCGGTGCGGCGGTCGCCCCGAACGCGCTTCCTTCGATACCGCCGCCGCTGAAAGTCGGCACGAAGGCGCCGGGCTTTTCGGTGACGACGAAGAGCGGGGTCCTCACGCAAGACTCGTTCGCGGGCGAGCCATATCTGCTCGAGATCTTCGCGACGTGGTGCCCGCACTGCCAACGCATGACGAGCGTCCTACGCGACATCCGCAAGCGGTTCCCGCTCGATAAGCTCGGCATGGTCTCGGCGACTGGATCGCCGATCGGCATGGCGAGCACGCCCGACAATGAGGTCCCTGAGACGCAAGCCGATGTCGACGCTTTTGACGAACAATTCAACGTGACGTGGCCGTCTGCGTTCGACCAAAATCTCACCGTCGCGAAGACGTGGGGATTCGCCGGCTTTCCCGGCATCTATATCGTCGACGCAAAGGGCACGATCAGATACGCGCACAGCGGCGAGATCGACGAGAAGACGCTCGTCGCCGCGATCCAGAAAGCGGGCGGCTAG
- a CDS encoding TPM domain-containing protein translates to MVKRQAHNIDPERIVRAIVDAERNTTGQIRVSIAPPPWGSVRKAAERTFTRLGMTQTPQRNGVLIFVVPSRREFVILGDVAIHERVGQEFWERVAGSMSERIRSGDLTDGIVHGIEASGAELASHFPPDGGSGGGGSLPNAVDM, encoded by the coding sequence ATGGTGAAGCGCCAGGCGCACAACATCGATCCCGAGCGCATCGTCCGCGCCATCGTCGACGCGGAACGGAATACGACGGGTCAGATCCGCGTGTCGATCGCGCCGCCGCCGTGGGGCAGCGTGCGAAAAGCGGCCGAACGCACTTTCACGCGGCTCGGGATGACGCAGACGCCGCAGCGCAACGGTGTGCTCATCTTCGTCGTGCCGTCGCGCCGAGAATTCGTCATCCTCGGCGACGTCGCTATCCACGAGCGCGTCGGTCAAGAGTTTTGGGAGCGGGTCGCGGGGTCGATGTCGGAGCGGATCCGCAGTGGCGACCTAACGGACGGCATCGTGCATGGCATCGAAGCCTCGGGTGCAGAGCTCGCGTCGCACTTCCCGCCGGATGGCGGCTCGGGTGGCGGCGGATCGCTCCCGAACGCCGTCGATATGTGA
- a CDS encoding TPM domain-containing protein, which yields MKASLACALAASALVFAAAARADEPPVPPLPTSWVTDNAAFLSAGERENLDNELQSYQTKTGHQVIVWIGQSTGDTPLEGFTINAFTKWKVGRKGLDDGAVLFVFAQDHKLRIEVGYGLEPMLTDARSSEIIRDVIVPKIRAGDDDGAVQGGVDAMIAAIGGQPEPTTSPSGSNEAGPLIGFAFFIVIWLFVMGMIIAARRSHTFGSGRGYGGYGGFWGGLGGGGFGGGGFGGGGGGFSGGGGMGGGGGASGGW from the coding sequence GTGAAAGCCTCGCTCGCGTGCGCCCTCGCGGCGTCCGCGCTTGTGTTCGCCGCGGCTGCGCGCGCCGACGAACCGCCCGTTCCGCCTTTACCGACGAGCTGGGTGACGGACAATGCAGCCTTTCTCTCGGCCGGCGAGCGCGAGAATCTCGATAACGAACTGCAAAGCTATCAGACGAAGACCGGACATCAAGTCATCGTCTGGATCGGTCAGTCGACCGGCGATACACCGCTCGAAGGATTCACGATCAACGCGTTCACGAAGTGGAAGGTCGGACGCAAGGGTCTCGACGACGGCGCCGTGCTTTTCGTTTTCGCGCAAGATCACAAGCTTCGCATCGAGGTCGGTTACGGTCTCGAGCCGATGCTCACGGACGCGCGGTCGTCGGAGATCATCAGGGACGTCATCGTTCCGAAGATCCGCGCCGGTGACGACGACGGGGCCGTCCAAGGCGGCGTCGACGCGATGATCGCCGCGATCGGCGGACAGCCCGAGCCCACGACAAGTCCGAGCGGGTCTAACGAAGCCGGACCGCTGATCGGATTCGCATTCTTCATCGTCATCTGGCTGTTCGTGATGGGTATGATCATCGCCGCGCGACGATCGCACACGTTCGGAAGCGGACGCGGTTACGGCGGTTACGGCGGCTTTTGGGGCGGACTCGGGGGAGGCGGCTTCGGCGGCGGCGGGTTCGGCGGCGGAGGCGGAGGCTTCTCGGGTGGCGGCGGCATGGGCGGCGGCGGAGGCGCATCCGGAGGATGGTGA
- a CDS encoding LemA family protein has product MNTRIVPLVIVLAIVAIAGWLVSSYNTLVALDQGVQAQWGQVENVYQRRADLIPNLVATVKGVANFEKSTYIAVAEARARVGQVTIHGTENLPTDAQALAKYQAAQDGLSSALSRLLAVVENYPDLKANENFLDLQSQLEGTENRIAVERMRYNSAAQKFNTMRLSFPTNIVAGMFGDKFKEKAYFQATQGAETAPKVQF; this is encoded by the coding sequence ATGAACACCAGGATCGTACCGCTCGTCATCGTTCTCGCCATCGTCGCGATCGCCGGGTGGCTCGTCTCATCGTACAACACGCTCGTCGCGCTCGACCAAGGAGTCCAAGCTCAGTGGGGACAGGTCGAGAACGTCTACCAGAGGCGTGCCGACCTCATCCCGAACCTCGTCGCAACCGTGAAGGGCGTCGCCAACTTCGAGAAGAGCACGTACATCGCGGTCGCAGAGGCGCGCGCGAGGGTCGGGCAAGTGACGATCCACGGCACCGAGAATCTGCCCACCGACGCGCAGGCCCTCGCGAAGTATCAGGCAGCGCAGGACGGTTTGAGTTCGGCGCTCTCGCGGCTGCTCGCGGTCGTCGAGAATTATCCTGACCTCAAGGCGAATGAGAACTTCCTCGACCTCCAATCGCAGCTCGAAGGGACGGAGAACAGGATCGCGGTCGAGCGCATGCGCTACAACAGCGCGGCGCAAAAATTCAATACGATGCGCCTATCGTTTCCGACGAACATAGTAGCTGGGATGTTCGGCGACAAGTTCAAGGAGAAGGCATACTTCCAGGCGACCCAGGGCGCCGAGACCGCGCCGAAAGTCCAGTTCTGA
- a CDS encoding DUF3105 domain-containing protein gives MSKKKKASASGPRPSPGQGRRPGLTPAIAGAALGVFVLVAIVWIWRGAHPGAPAAATTGSPSATATASLPPFPGASFPSQGHAHLDPGAKDDFVYNSNPPTSGPHKEIFSDQFVSPNPLPVYVQVHLLEHGNVLLQYSCTCPDVAASLSSIAFSFDAPLIAPNELQPSVQEVQQGEEVGKAVIVAPYPHMKARIALTAWTHLATLQSADKSKIDSFINLYLTNEANAAK, from the coding sequence ATGAGCAAGAAGAAGAAAGCGTCGGCATCCGGTCCGCGTCCGTCGCCCGGCCAAGGCCGCCGCCCTGGCCTGACGCCGGCGATCGCCGGCGCCGCCCTGGGCGTCTTCGTGCTCGTCGCGATCGTCTGGATCTGGCGCGGTGCGCACCCGGGAGCTCCGGCTGCGGCGACAACGGGGTCGCCGTCCGCGACTGCGACGGCTTCGTTGCCTCCATTTCCTGGCGCGTCATTCCCATCGCAAGGCCACGCACATCTGGATCCCGGGGCCAAAGACGACTTCGTCTATAACTCCAACCCGCCGACGAGCGGGCCGCACAAAGAGATCTTCTCCGATCAATTCGTGAGCCCGAATCCGCTCCCGGTATACGTCCAGGTGCATCTGCTCGAACACGGCAACGTGCTGCTCCAATACAGCTGCACGTGTCCGGACGTGGCTGCGAGCCTCAGCTCCATCGCTTTCAGCTTCGACGCGCCGCTCATCGCGCCGAACGAGCTCCAGCCTTCCGTGCAAGAGGTGCAGCAAGGCGAGGAAGTCGGCAAGGCCGTCATCGTCGCGCCGTATCCGCACATGAAAGCCCGCATCGCGCTCACCGCGTGGACGCACCTCGCCACGCTGCAATCCGCCGACAAGTCGAAGATCGATTCGTTCATCAATCTATATCTGACGAACGAAGCGAACGCCGCTAAGTAA
- a CDS encoding diacylglycerol kinase family protein yields the protein MADRRAAVVVFNPAAGRRGAHEALRAVTTRLDGKIAAVLETSLADGFDLRMRDAIRDVVATGERPALIAVGGDGTLSIALNALADPSAVTLAIVPVGSGNDFATALGIASIDAAIDAIDRGASRPVDFGTVNGRRFANCVGIGLDAEVGALSARMRARGFPPGPSYYAAALAGLFMVKPVGIVVHVGDTTIRRDDGVMVTIGNGPDYGGGFKGAPGASLDDGLLDVNVFSDVQGFFRRLSLMQRMRAGSHVGQPNVDSSRAASLEIDVDRKVAMHVDGELATVEHARIAVVPGGMRVIAP from the coding sequence ATGGCAGACCGGCGCGCGGCCGTCGTCGTCTTCAATCCGGCAGCAGGACGCCGCGGTGCGCACGAAGCGCTTCGCGCCGTCACGACGAGGCTCGACGGCAAGATCGCTGCGGTGCTCGAGACGTCGCTCGCCGACGGTTTCGACCTGCGCATGCGCGATGCGATCCGCGACGTCGTCGCCACCGGTGAGCGACCGGCGCTCATCGCCGTCGGCGGAGACGGCACGCTTTCGATCGCGCTCAACGCGCTCGCCGACCCTTCCGCCGTGACGCTCGCAATCGTCCCCGTCGGATCGGGCAACGATTTCGCGACCGCGCTCGGGATCGCGAGCATCGACGCGGCTATCGACGCTATCGATCGCGGTGCGTCAAGGCCGGTCGACTTCGGCACCGTGAACGGACGCCGTTTCGCGAACTGCGTCGGCATCGGGTTGGACGCAGAGGTCGGCGCGTTATCGGCGCGCATGCGCGCGCGCGGGTTTCCGCCCGGACCTTCATACTACGCGGCCGCGCTCGCCGGCCTGTTCATGGTCAAACCCGTCGGCATCGTCGTCCATGTCGGCGATACGACGATTCGCCGCGACGACGGCGTCATGGTGACGATCGGCAACGGCCCGGACTACGGCGGCGGTTTCAAAGGCGCGCCTGGCGCGTCGCTCGATGACGGACTGCTCGACGTCAACGTCTTCTCGGATGTCCAGGGATTCTTCCGCCGGCTCTCGCTCATGCAGCGCATGCGTGCCGGCTCCCACGTCGGTCAGCCGAACGTCGATTCGTCGCGCGCTGCGTCGCTCGAGATCGACGTCGATCGAAAAGTCGCTATGCATGTCGACGGCGAGCTGGCGACGGTCGAGCATGCGAGGATCGCCGTCGTGCCCGGCGGCATGCGCGTCATCGCGCCGTGA
- a CDS encoding Nramp family divalent metal transporter, with the protein MSDAVIAQEPSSTLTEARASLEGRRRGIAALLPFLGPAIIASVAYIDPGNIATDVQGGAQFGYRLLWVVVFASLTAMFVQALSAKVGIATGRNLAELCRDHFGAPAAYALWVVAEIGAMATDVAEFVGAAVGFYLLLRVPLLWGAGLAAVAVIALLALERRGFRRLEAAMATFVVIIGGAYVFELIVAHPTGWVSGGAFAITLPQGALYLAVGIIGATVMPHIVFLHSSLTQNRIKPSNEADAKHIYRFELMDVVIALGAAGIINVAMLVVAAAAFHSSGHADVATIGQAYQMLTPALGPAAAAAFAIALLASGLSSSAVGTMSGQVIMQGFVRFSIPLWVRRAVTMIPSFIVIGLSQNPQVVLVFTQVVLSFVLPFALVPLALLTSRKDVMGGLVNSRATTAIAWLVVALIIAFNVVLIGAQFTAR; encoded by the coding sequence GTGAGCGACGCGGTCATCGCGCAAGAACCATCGAGCACGCTTACCGAAGCGCGCGCTTCCCTCGAGGGGCGGCGCCGTGGCATCGCCGCGCTGCTGCCGTTCCTCGGTCCCGCGATTATCGCATCTGTGGCATACATCGATCCCGGAAACATCGCGACCGACGTCCAAGGCGGCGCGCAGTTCGGCTACCGGCTACTCTGGGTCGTGGTCTTCGCGAGCCTCACGGCGATGTTCGTCCAAGCGCTCTCCGCGAAAGTCGGCATCGCCACCGGACGCAATCTTGCGGAGCTGTGCCGCGACCACTTCGGCGCACCCGCCGCATACGCGCTTTGGGTCGTCGCCGAGATCGGCGCGATGGCGACGGACGTCGCCGAGTTCGTCGGCGCCGCGGTCGGCTTCTATCTGCTGCTTCGCGTGCCGCTCCTTTGGGGTGCCGGACTTGCGGCGGTCGCGGTCATCGCACTCCTCGCGCTCGAACGGCGGGGTTTCCGGCGGCTCGAAGCCGCGATGGCGACCTTCGTCGTCATCATCGGTGGGGCGTACGTCTTCGAGCTGATCGTCGCGCATCCGACCGGCTGGGTTTCGGGCGGCGCATTCGCCATCACGCTCCCGCAAGGCGCGTTGTATCTCGCGGTCGGCATCATCGGCGCGACGGTCATGCCGCACATCGTCTTCCTCCACTCGTCGCTGACGCAGAATCGCATCAAGCCGTCGAACGAAGCGGATGCCAAACACATCTACCGCTTCGAGCTGATGGACGTCGTCATCGCGCTCGGGGCGGCGGGCATCATCAATGTCGCAATGCTCGTCGTCGCAGCGGCGGCCTTCCACTCGTCCGGGCACGCGGATGTCGCGACCATCGGTCAAGCCTACCAGATGCTGACGCCGGCGCTCGGACCGGCAGCGGCGGCGGCGTTCGCGATAGCGCTCCTCGCGTCGGGCCTATCGTCCTCGGCGGTCGGCACGATGTCGGGTCAGGTCATCATGCAAGGCTTCGTACGCTTCTCGATCCCGCTTTGGGTGCGGCGGGCGGTGACGATGATCCCGAGCTTCATCGTTATCGGGCTCAGTCAAAATCCGCAGGTGGTGCTCGTCTTCACCCAGGTCGTGCTGTCGTTCGTCTTGCCGTTCGCGCTCGTGCCGCTCGCGCTCCTCACGTCGCGCAAGGACGTCATGGGCGGGCTCGTCAACTCGCGCGCGACGACTGCGATCGCCTGGCTCGTCGTCGCGCTCATCATCGCCTTCAACGTCGTGCTCATCGGCGCGCAATTCACGGCGCGATGA
- a CDS encoding metal-dependent transcriptional regulator: protein MKSIYLAGSGEAVKAADVARRLGVSRASVSKRVRELERARLVERDKSGVALRLTQAGRRIALAVIRRHRIVETFLHGSLGVPLDRLHAEAERIEHAVSDDVALRLERLMRFPEIDPHGDAIPDARGRLVRVADEALPLIATGVLAHVSRIDDRVPSVVRVLERAGVLPGAKVRVIAKRAGETRLRIGARTVSLSAKASSAVRVRRRSSIAKRTVA, encoded by the coding sequence TTGAAATCGATCTACCTGGCGGGGAGCGGTGAGGCCGTCAAGGCCGCCGACGTCGCGCGACGGCTCGGCGTCTCGAGAGCGTCGGTGAGCAAGCGCGTGAGAGAGCTCGAGCGCGCCCGGCTCGTCGAGCGCGACAAGTCGGGCGTCGCTCTAAGATTGACGCAGGCCGGGCGGCGGATCGCGCTCGCGGTCATCCGCCGGCATCGGATAGTCGAAACGTTTCTCCACGGCTCGCTCGGAGTGCCGCTCGACCGGCTCCACGCGGAGGCGGAGCGCATCGAACATGCCGTGTCGGACGATGTCGCGCTGCGGCTCGAGCGGCTCATGCGCTTTCCCGAGATCGATCCGCACGGCGACGCGATCCCGGACGCACGCGGCAGACTCGTCCGCGTCGCCGATGAAGCGCTGCCGCTGATCGCGACCGGCGTCCTAGCGCACGTGAGCAGGATCGACGACCGCGTACCGTCCGTCGTCCGCGTGCTCGAGCGCGCCGGCGTGCTGCCGGGTGCGAAAGTTCGCGTCATCGCGAAGCGCGCCGGCGAGACCCGGCTTCGCATCGGTGCGAGGACCGTGTCGTTGTCGGCAAAGGCATCGAGCGCAGTTCGCGTCCGTCGTCGGTCGTCGATCGCGAAACGGACGGTCGCGTGA